The Staphylococcus carnosus genome has a segment encoding these proteins:
- a CDS encoding polysaccharide biosynthesis C-terminal domain-containing protein: MIKDSFYYFISKILPAVLSFGILFIYLANMNSKDYGVFSIVILTVGLINIVSSQWIRSGMLRYYNVDAKVINTSIAAQIILVVIIAIIASIVLIIIKIDILSTILIVVILINFIFNEFLNNYFRMIIQPKKVLMGNIIKNILYILPLLIYLFIYSGINLKMALLSFLIGLLSSNVYYLIYWKDQVNFSIDKVVLKKFLFYGVPLTVSFALGVLLQNIDKYMITYQLGAARNGNYSLVYDFVHNSLYMVMGALGMASLPRILKFPALQQQIKEFDKYVLILYVISYPMLGCFIVVSPELAQIFNSFGYKTSTLIVLIIILLTFVHGINSYLYGQAIQIMEKTKIIFIPSAVAVLLDIVLNLILLSKIGLVSAAISGLVSFLVSNGLLYILIVKKFPINFFPRKIWYLFIIMTITILLTMKINLGNDYLTLLIKGTLALFFQIIPIVLLIKKRIINF; the protein is encoded by the coding sequence ATGATTAAAGATAGTTTTTATTATTTTATTTCCAAAATATTACCGGCCGTATTGAGCTTTGGAATTTTGTTTATCTATTTAGCTAATATGAATTCGAAGGATTATGGTGTTTTTAGTATAGTAATTCTAACAGTTGGTTTAATAAATATTGTTTCATCTCAATGGATACGTTCTGGTATGCTCAGATATTATAATGTTGATGCTAAAGTGATTAATACTTCTATTGCTGCACAAATAATATTAGTAGTGATCATTGCCATTATTGCATCCATAGTATTAATTATTATAAAGATTGATATACTTTCCACTATATTAATTGTGGTTATTCTCATCAACTTTATATTTAATGAGTTTTTGAATAATTACTTTAGAATGATAATACAGCCGAAAAAAGTATTGATGGGTAATATAATCAAAAACATTCTATACATTTTACCCTTGCTTATATATCTTTTTATTTATAGTGGAATCAATTTAAAAATGGCGTTACTTAGTTTTTTAATAGGATTATTATCTTCAAACGTATATTACTTAATTTATTGGAAAGATCAAGTTAATTTTTCTATTGATAAAGTAGTATTAAAGAAATTTTTATTTTATGGCGTACCGTTAACAGTTTCTTTTGCTTTAGGAGTACTTCTGCAAAATATTGATAAGTATATGATAACGTATCAACTAGGCGCAGCACGCAATGGTAACTATTCATTAGTATATGATTTTGTACATAATTCTTTGTATATGGTAATGGGTGCCCTTGGAATGGCATCTTTGCCTAGAATATTAAAATTTCCTGCACTTCAACAACAAATTAAAGAATTTGATAAATATGTATTGATTTTGTATGTAATATCTTATCCTATGTTAGGTTGTTTTATAGTTGTATCACCAGAATTAGCACAAATTTTTAATAGCTTTGGATATAAAACAAGTACATTAATAGTTTTGATTATTATTTTATTAACTTTTGTACATGGAATTAATTCATATTTATACGGCCAGGCAATTCAAATAATGGAAAAAACAAAAATTATTTTTATACCATCTGCAGTTGCAGTATTATTGGATATCGTTTTAAATTTAATTTTGCTTTCAAAAATAGGTTTAGTTAGTGCGGCAATATCAGGTTTGGTTTCTTTCTTAGTTTCAAATGGTTTGCTGTATATTTTAATAGTGAAAAAATTCCCAATCAATTTTTTCCCCAGAAAAATCTGGTATCTATTTATTATAATGACGATTACAATTTTATTAACAATGAAAATAAATTTAGGTAATGATTACTTAACTCTTTTAATTAAAGGAACTTTAGCTCTGTTTTTTCAAATAATACCAATTGTCTTATTGATTAAGAAAAGGATCATTAACTTTTAA
- a CDS encoding O-antigen ligase family protein codes for MKKLLFYLNVLLIFLLQFISEVVTPIPSALFALLCVTAFLLVRPSHIMGLYLYLILLSSGGVLYLVNVMFFIMVIIYFYNEMTMDNSIVFILGIIIIESVHVLINNSFGLDESIIKLFGFSICLLLFGFVRSLGKVIDIKATLNFLIFGLLGFTMITTGIYLFKYSISNYFTEIKRFGFVPYKTEDGIGGLIINPNTLGKYCAFVIASILALSSFRKIKLNIWYIFALGVAAVVGLLTLSRTFLLVMALVMLIYLFTSVGARNIFSIFTFIAVILIFIIILYSNEGLYDSLYNRIFETDDISGSRFLIYSQYTAILFSHFSILLFGVGMQNYMEKFSELDNLINQSTHNVLLEVLSSWGVIGLLIVIILFSLIIMQSKVKKLKNSKRIIILLPFLVVVLSAFFGQFFISYYHTFSITIFSLVILYSDGVINHD; via the coding sequence ATGAAAAAGCTATTATTTTATTTAAATGTGCTTCTTATATTTTTATTACAATTTATAAGTGAAGTTGTGACTCCGATTCCTTCAGCATTATTTGCTTTATTATGTGTCACTGCTTTTTTGTTAGTAAGACCAAGTCATATTATGGGATTATATTTATATTTAATACTTCTATCAAGTGGGGGAGTATTGTACTTAGTTAATGTGATGTTTTTTATTATGGTAATTATTTATTTCTATAATGAAATGACAATGGACAATTCTATTGTATTCATATTAGGCATTATCATTATAGAGAGCGTACATGTATTAATAAATAATTCCTTTGGATTGGATGAAAGTATAATTAAGTTGTTCGGTTTCTCAATATGTTTACTGTTATTTGGTTTCGTAAGATCTTTAGGTAAAGTTATTGATATCAAAGCAACTCTCAACTTTTTAATATTTGGCTTATTAGGTTTCACGATGATAACTACGGGAATTTATTTGTTTAAATATAGTATTAGTAATTATTTTACTGAAATAAAAAGATTTGGTTTTGTTCCCTATAAAACCGAAGACGGAATAGGTGGATTAATAATAAATCCTAACACGTTAGGAAAATATTGTGCGTTTGTTATTGCATCGATTCTTGCTTTAAGCTCTTTTAGAAAAATCAAACTTAATATTTGGTATATATTTGCACTTGGAGTAGCAGCGGTGGTCGGTTTATTAACTTTATCGAGAACATTTTTATTAGTAATGGCATTGGTAATGTTAATTTATTTATTCACAAGTGTAGGAGCTAGGAACATATTTTCCATCTTTACTTTTATTGCTGTTATTTTAATATTTATCATAATATTATATAGCAATGAAGGTTTATATGATTCTCTTTATAATAGAATATTCGAAACTGATGATATATCGGGATCAAGATTTTTAATATATAGTCAATATACTGCTATTTTATTCAGTCATTTTTCAATATTGCTTTTTGGCGTAGGAATGCAAAATTACATGGAAAAATTTTCTGAATTAGATAATTTAATTAATCAATCTACTCACAATGTTTTATTAGAAGTGTTGTCATCATGGGGAGTAATAGGTTTATTAATAGTCATTATATTATTTAGTTTGATTATCATGCAATCTAAAGTGAAAAAATTGAAAAACAGTAAAAGAATTATAATACTTTTACCTTTTTTAGTAGTAGTTTTATCTGCATTTTTTGGACAATTTTTCATTTCATATTATCATACTTTTAGTATTACGATTTTTAGTTTAGTTATTTTATATAGTGATGGAGTAATCAATCATGATTAA
- a CDS encoding M20 family metallopeptidase yields MTKTLDLLKSLIEFDSSTKDEANKTLQFCKNWLEQEGLEPVRLSNEGFDSLICNVGAGEKRLILNGHLDVVSGNPNQFEPKVEGNKIYGRGSADMKAGVSAMMSALSELQHKDLGNTSVQLQLVTDEEIGGKHGANFLTDQGYLGDFVICGEPTQLGIGYQAKGILQVDIHLKGKSAHGSRPWEGDNAIEKALETYQKILNLPFAKESTELFEGPSINLAKIRGGSVYNKVPDEAVISYDIRFLPGQSEKEILKQIENEIDGEISIHLSGASVMNETDNPFIQKLVTEISQETHQSPESVKLFGQHGFADTRYFARFGTPAVEFGPSGAAWHGDGEYAEIDSIKIYKDILVRFAESFSN; encoded by the coding sequence ATGACAAAGACATTAGACTTATTGAAATCGTTAATTGAATTTGACAGTTCAACCAAAGATGAAGCGAATAAAACACTCCAATTTTGTAAAAATTGGTTGGAGCAAGAAGGACTAGAACCCGTACGATTATCCAACGAAGGATTTGATTCTCTTATTTGTAATGTTGGAGCAGGAGAAAAAAGATTAATTTTGAATGGTCATTTAGATGTAGTGAGTGGTAATCCTAATCAATTTGAACCTAAGGTTGAAGGGAATAAGATTTATGGTCGCGGATCAGCAGACATGAAAGCAGGTGTAAGTGCCATGATGAGTGCTCTGAGCGAGTTGCAACATAAAGATTTAGGTAATACATCTGTTCAGTTGCAGCTTGTAACGGATGAAGAAATCGGCGGAAAACATGGTGCTAATTTCTTAACAGATCAAGGTTATTTAGGGGATTTTGTCATTTGTGGAGAACCGACTCAATTAGGAATCGGTTACCAAGCTAAGGGAATATTGCAAGTGGATATTCATTTGAAGGGAAAATCTGCACATGGCAGCCGACCTTGGGAAGGGGATAATGCAATTGAAAAGGCATTGGAAACATATCAAAAAATATTGAATTTGCCTTTTGCTAAAGAATCTACAGAATTGTTTGAAGGTCCATCTATTAATCTAGCCAAAATAAGAGGGGGATCTGTTTATAACAAAGTGCCGGATGAAGCGGTTATTTCGTATGATATAAGATTTTTGCCAGGTCAAAGCGAAAAAGAAATTTTAAAGCAAATTGAAAATGAAATTGATGGTGAAATTTCAATTCATTTGTCTGGTGCTTCAGTAATGAATGAAACAGATAATCCGTTCATACAAAAATTGGTTACAGAAATTTCGCAAGAAACGCATCAATCACCTGAATCAGTGAAGTTATTCGGACAACACGGATTTGCAGATACAAGATATTTCGCTAGATTTGGAACGCCAGCCGTTGAATTTGGTCCGTCAGGTGCAGCTTGGCATGGAGATGGTGAGTATGCAGAGATTGATTCTATAAAAATCTATAAAGATATCTTAGTGAGATTTGCAGAATCTTTTTCAAATTAA
- a CDS encoding TetR family transcriptional regulator, translating into MNKLDLRVVRTRKLLLGGLYELLEEKEFSKLTIDQICDRSMVHRTTFYKHFHDKYELLEVLLNNLSEEYFSYDFKERINHPFRVKENAFEGSKEFHRILIKQKNDKEFNDLIFSHFIKLIQQDVKDNMELIEKDPSVPDDLVFYLYGGAIKGFSKWIENSSAKITAEEADDVFHKMVNIKAKE; encoded by the coding sequence ATGAATAAATTAGATTTACGTGTCGTGCGTACAAGAAAATTATTATTAGGCGGTTTATATGAATTGCTGGAAGAAAAAGAGTTTTCTAAACTTACTATCGACCAAATTTGCGATCGTTCTATGGTTCACAGAACAACCTTTTATAAGCATTTTCACGATAAATACGAATTGCTCGAAGTGCTGTTGAATAACTTGAGCGAAGAGTACTTTTCATATGATTTCAAGGAGCGAATCAATCACCCATTTAGAGTGAAAGAGAATGCTTTTGAAGGTTCAAAGGAATTTCATCGTATACTGATTAAGCAAAAAAATGACAAAGAATTTAACGATTTAATATTTTCACATTTCATTAAACTCATACAGCAAGACGTGAAAGATAATATGGAACTTATAGAAAAAGATCCATCTGTGCCAGATGATTTAGTTTTCTATTTGTATGGTGGTGCTATTAAAGGATTTTCAAAATGGATTGAAAATAGCAGCGCAAAAATCACGGCAGAAGAAGCAGATGATGTTTTTCATAAGATGGTAAATATAAAAGCAAAAGAATAA
- a CDS encoding tyrosine-protein phosphatase, whose amino-acid sequence MIDIHNHIISGIDDGPKNEESMLDLIKQAANQGIKGIVATPHHLHTKYSNDFTNVEKRVDKLNDSLEIKELGITIYTGQEIRVSDQILSDIDDGKIQGVNYSKYLLIELPSHKVPHFTQRLIYEIQTRGYIPVIVHPERNKAIAQDVNLLFELINIGALSQLTASSLTGKSGKNIQKLSFQMIEHNLVHFVASDAHSTEQRPFDFGDLFKTPRLDNYQTVIQTFLKNNEAMVLDENIVASRPIEYRKKKFLGLF is encoded by the coding sequence ATGATAGATATTCACAATCATATTATTTCAGGCATAGATGATGGACCTAAAAATGAAGAGAGTATGTTAGATCTAATCAAGCAAGCAGCTAACCAAGGAATTAAAGGGATAGTTGCAACCCCTCACCATTTGCATACAAAATATTCAAATGATTTTACGAACGTTGAAAAAAGAGTTGATAAGCTAAATGATTCTTTAGAAATAAAAGAATTGGGGATTACAATCTATACTGGGCAAGAAATCAGAGTATCAGATCAAATCTTAAGTGATATTGATGATGGCAAAATTCAAGGGGTTAATTACTCTAAGTATTTATTAATAGAGTTGCCATCTCATAAAGTTCCACATTTTACTCAACGATTAATTTACGAAATTCAGACTCGTGGATATATACCAGTAATTGTTCATCCAGAACGTAATAAAGCCATTGCTCAAGACGTTAATTTGTTGTTTGAGTTAATTAATATTGGCGCGCTAAGTCAATTGACTGCATCTTCACTTACTGGTAAATCAGGGAAAAACATTCAAAAGTTATCTTTCCAAATGATAGAACATAACCTAGTGCATTTTGTTGCTTCAGATGCACATAGTACAGAACAAAGACCATTTGATTTCGGTGATTTATTTAAAACACCACGATTAGACAATTATCAAACTGTAATTCAAACATTCCTCAAAAACAATGAAGCGATGGTATTAGATGAAAATATTGTTGCATCACGACCGATTGAATACCGTAAGAAAAAGTTTTTGGGGTTATTTTAA
- a CDS encoding DMT family transporter: MQQLLKWRPYILTIIGAACWGIIGLFIQPLYNRGFTAWDVVTIRGVLTFIFLIVFMLVSNPKSLKSRWQDHFYFAGAGILSMVFFNYLYFEIFSQSSLSLAVTLLYTGPIFVTILSRIFFKESLNSNKIIALILSITGCGFVVGLLPSFKVEVSIKIIVTGILSGVCYSLYTILTKPVTKRYSALTITTYNFLYTSLFMIIFSKTPSKIQKFAHPDVIGASIGLAFISTVMAYILYTAGLKHLEASKASILATLEPIVAILCGVIFLGDILNTWQILGIITVMCATIIVGKNPRVKGQEALSRY, encoded by the coding sequence ATGCAACAACTATTAAAATGGAGACCTTATATTTTAACAATAATAGGTGCAGCCTGTTGGGGAATAATTGGATTGTTTATTCAACCATTGTACAACAGAGGGTTTACAGCTTGGGATGTGGTTACTATTCGAGGTGTATTGACGTTTATTTTTTTAATTGTATTTATGCTAGTGTCAAATCCCAAATCATTAAAATCAAGATGGCAAGATCACTTTTATTTTGCAGGTGCAGGAATTTTAAGTATGGTATTCTTCAATTATTTATATTTTGAAATATTTTCACAATCTTCTTTATCACTTGCGGTAACTTTGCTTTATACAGGCCCTATTTTTGTAACCATACTTAGTCGAATTTTCTTCAAAGAATCCTTGAATTCTAATAAAATTATTGCGCTGATTTTATCTATAACAGGGTGTGGTTTCGTTGTTGGATTATTGCCTTCATTCAAAGTTGAAGTAAGCATTAAGATAATTGTGACAGGTATTCTTTCAGGGGTATGTTATTCACTTTATACAATTTTAACAAAGCCTGTGACAAAGCGTTATTCTGCTTTAACGATTACGACTTATAACTTTCTATATACTAGCCTCTTCATGATAATTTTCAGTAAAACACCTTCTAAAATTCAAAAATTTGCACATCCAGACGTTATTGGTGCTTCTATCGGTCTGGCATTTATTTCAACAGTAATGGCTTATATTCTTTATACAGCAGGCCTTAAACATCTAGAAGCCAGTAAAGCTTCAATTCTGGCAACACTAGAACCAATTGTAGCGATTTTATGCGGAGTTATTTTTTTAGGAGATATATTAAATACGTGGCAAATTTTGGGGATTATCACTGTAATGTGTGCAACTATTATTGTAGGTAAAAATCCTCGTGTAAAAGGGCAAGAAGCTTTAAGTAGATATTAA
- a CDS encoding NAD-dependent succinate-semialdehyde dehydrogenase — protein sequence MVDNLNHNWINGKKVQTDNTLKVTNPATNEVIGEVPSVTEGLINDAIDASYQAFSSWSKLTAAERAEYLHAWADNLLQKKEKLASIMTEEQGKPYGESLGEIEGCAQFIKWNAEEGKRIYGEIIPPSSPNQRISVIKQPVGVCALITPWNFPGAMVARKVSPALAAGCTVIVKPSSETPRIAIAILDELMATGIDNGAANLITGKSSLISETLLNDRRVSKISFTGSTDIGKLLMKKAADQVKRISLELGGNAPVIVLNDADLDKAADAIVENKFENTGQMCNGINTVLAQSEVKDELITKVIERVTQLRVGPGNQKDVQVGPLINSGAIEKVEKLVSEAEKAGANIATGGKKVENSPSDLFYQPTVVTNVKPEMSIAKEEIFGPVAPIISFDTIAEAIKIANASPYGLAAYFFSNNVNTVYQVSEQLDFGMIGVNGTQLSVPQAPFGGIKESGMGREGGHYGLDGFLELKYISLSLDA from the coding sequence ATGGTAGATAATTTGAATCATAATTGGATTAATGGCAAGAAAGTTCAAACTGACAACACCTTGAAAGTCACTAACCCAGCAACAAACGAAGTGATCGGAGAAGTGCCTAGCGTAACTGAAGGTTTAATCAATGATGCAATTGATGCTTCATATCAAGCGTTCTCTTCTTGGTCAAAATTAACAGCTGCTGAACGTGCTGAATATTTACATGCATGGGCTGATAACTTACTTCAAAAAAAAGAAAAACTCGCTTCTATCATGACTGAAGAACAAGGTAAGCCTTATGGCGAATCTTTAGGAGAGATTGAAGGGTGTGCTCAATTCATTAAATGGAATGCTGAAGAAGGAAAACGGATATACGGTGAGATTATTCCACCCTCTTCACCTAACCAACGAATTTCAGTCATTAAACAACCTGTAGGGGTTTGCGCACTTATCACACCATGGAATTTCCCAGGTGCTATGGTAGCTAGAAAAGTATCACCCGCACTTGCAGCAGGATGTACAGTTATCGTTAAACCGTCTAGTGAAACACCGCGTATAGCGATTGCTATTTTGGATGAATTAATGGCAACTGGCATCGATAATGGTGCAGCAAATTTGATAACAGGCAAGTCATCACTTATTTCTGAGACACTTTTAAATGACCGTCGTGTCAGCAAAATTTCTTTCACCGGCTCTACAGACATTGGAAAGTTATTGATGAAAAAAGCTGCTGATCAAGTGAAACGTATCTCTTTAGAACTTGGCGGAAATGCACCAGTTATCGTGTTAAATGATGCAGACTTAGATAAAGCAGCAGATGCAATTGTAGAAAATAAATTCGAAAATACAGGGCAGATGTGCAATGGCATTAATACAGTGCTTGCGCAAAGCGAAGTTAAAGATGAACTTATAACTAAGGTTATTGAGCGTGTGACACAGTTAAGAGTTGGTCCTGGTAATCAAAAGGATGTTCAAGTCGGTCCATTAATTAATTCAGGAGCTATCGAAAAAGTTGAAAAACTCGTAAGTGAAGCTGAAAAAGCGGGTGCAAATATTGCTACTGGCGGTAAAAAAGTTGAGAATTCACCTTCTGACTTGTTTTATCAACCTACAGTCGTCACAAATGTTAAACCAGAGATGTCTATTGCTAAAGAAGAAATATTCGGACCCGTAGCACCCATTATTTCTTTCGATACAATTGCTGAAGCTATTAAAATTGCTAATGCTTCTCCGTATGGTTTAGCAGCTTACTTCTTCTCAAACAATGTAAATACTGTCTATCAAGTCAGTGAACAATTAGATTTCGGAATGATTGGTGTAAATGGTACTCAATTAAGTGTCCCACAAGCACCATTCGGCGGTATCAAAGAAAGCGGGATGGGACGTGAAGGCGGACATTATGGATTAGATGGTTTCTTAGAATTGAAATATATTTCACTTTCATTAGATGCATAA
- a CDS encoding Wzz/FepE/Etk N-terminal domain-containing protein: protein MEKTIDLSKLIKILKKNLKWLIILPLVFLVVGMILTFFVIKPEYEASTQVLVNQKEKNSDMMAQQVQSNIQLVKTYSEIIKSPRILDKVSKKLNGKYSSKEISGMLTVNNQAESQIMNITVKSKNKKDAKNIANTIAKVFSKDADQIMSIDNVSILSKADSATKVSPKPAINAIISLFLGIIVALVLISFKEILDRRIKTEEEAEELLDLPVLGSIPEFMKNK, encoded by the coding sequence ATGGAAAAAACGATTGACTTAAGTAAGTTGATTAAAATTCTTAAGAAAAATTTGAAATGGTTGATTATTTTACCTTTGGTTTTTCTTGTAGTAGGTATGATTCTGACATTTTTTGTTATCAAACCAGAATATGAAGCATCAACACAAGTTCTAGTGAATCAAAAAGAAAAGAATAGTGACATGATGGCTCAACAAGTACAATCCAATATTCAATTAGTTAAAACATACTCTGAGATTATTAAAAGTCCAAGAATACTGGATAAAGTTTCAAAAAAATTAAATGGAAAATATTCAAGTAAAGAAATATCTGGAATGTTAACAGTTAATAACCAAGCAGAATCTCAAATAATGAATATCACAGTAAAAAGTAAAAACAAAAAAGATGCGAAAAACATTGCTAATACAATTGCCAAAGTATTCAGTAAAGACGCTGACCAAATAATGAGTATTGATAACGTTTCAATTCTTTCTAAAGCCGATTCTGCTACAAAAGTAAGCCCTAAACCTGCTATAAATGCAATTATTAGTTTATTTTTGGGAATCATAGTAGCCCTTGTTTTGATTTCATTTAAAGAAATATTAGATAGAAGAATTAAAACAGAAGAAGAGGCAGAAGAATTATTAGATTTACCAGTATTAGGATCTATTCCAGAATTTATGAAAAACAAATAG
- a CDS encoding polysaccharide biosynthesis tyrosine autokinase → MSKKNKTTVTTNPLITSHQPRAVTSEKFRGIRTNITFSTADKDVKGIVFTSEKPSAGKPTISANVAITFAQAGHKTLLLDGDMRKPTQHYLFNVPNILGLSNLITQNESLENVINRTDIENLDILTSGPIPPNPSELIGSVQFQKIYEELNKVYDHIIIDTPPINTVTDAQLYAETSGHVVYVLDAKSNDRNSVKKGKELIEKTGAKILGVVLNRASSDKSSSYYSYYGEEE, encoded by the coding sequence ATGAGTAAAAAAAATAAAACTACAGTGACAACGAACCCTTTGATAACATCTCATCAACCGAGAGCTGTAACGAGTGAAAAATTCAGAGGTATTCGTACTAATATTACATTTTCCACTGCTGATAAAGATGTTAAGGGAATTGTATTTACTTCTGAAAAGCCTTCAGCAGGTAAACCCACTATCTCAGCAAATGTAGCAATTACATTTGCACAAGCGGGCCACAAAACATTGCTATTAGATGGTGATATGAGAAAACCAACACAACATTATCTCTTTAATGTTCCTAATATTTTAGGATTATCAAACTTGATTACTCAAAATGAAAGTTTGGAAAATGTAATTAATCGTACAGATATTGAAAACTTAGATATTTTGACTTCTGGACCTATACCACCGAATCCATCTGAATTAATAGGTTCTGTACAATTTCAGAAAATTTATGAAGAATTAAATAAGGTGTATGACCATATCATAATTGATACCCCTCCTATCAACACAGTAACAGATGCTCAATTATATGCTGAGACAAGTGGACATGTTGTTTATGTACTTGATGCTAAGAGTAACGATAGAAACTCTGTGAAAAAAGGGAAAGAATTGATTGAAAAAACAGGAGCTAAAATTCTAGGAGTAGTATTAAATAGAGCCTCATCTGATAAATCTTCAAGCTACTATTCATATTATGGAGAAGAAGAATAA
- a CDS encoding CitMHS family transporter has product MNLAILGFIMIIVFMVLIMSRKMSALVALIVVPVVFGLIGGFYSSLGKDILEGLTTVAPTGIMLIFAILYFGVMIDAGLFNPIIRIIMKGVKGDPVKITIGTVALASIVALDGDGTTTFIITVTAMMPLYKKMGMNLYILSTLALLSIGVMNMTPWGGPTARAISSLQLTTEEVFTPIIPVMVAGILFAFFAAYVLGTRERKRIGIQNNLSLTLDEMNNANGTDEDDKELLRPKLTIINAVLTIALLVALITSFLPIPVLFMLGFAVALIINYPHLNIQSEIIKRHAGNVLAVVSLVFASGVFTGVMSGTKMVDAMAGSLVNIVPDAMGNHFALITAVLSMPFTYFMANDPFYYGILPILAESAHQFGISKAMMARASILGQPLHVLSPLYAAGYLLVGMLGIDYGTNQKIVMKWAIGSSLFMILVAGLIGIIAF; this is encoded by the coding sequence ATGAATTTAGCGATTTTAGGATTCATCATGATTATCGTGTTTATGGTTTTAATCATGAGCAGAAAAATGTCAGCATTAGTGGCATTAATTGTAGTACCAGTAGTTTTTGGCTTAATCGGGGGATTTTATTCAAGCTTAGGAAAAGACATTTTAGAGGGCTTAACAACTGTAGCTCCAACTGGAATTATGTTGATATTTGCAATTTTGTATTTTGGAGTCATGATTGATGCAGGGTTATTCAACCCCATCATCCGTATCATTATGAAAGGAGTTAAAGGAGACCCAGTTAAAATTACAATTGGAACAGTAGCTTTGGCTTCCATCGTTGCATTAGATGGGGATGGCACGACAACATTTATTATCACAGTCACAGCAATGATGCCGCTTTATAAGAAAATGGGGATGAACCTATACATATTATCTACATTAGCTTTATTATCAATTGGTGTAATGAATATGACACCTTGGGGAGGACCGACAGCACGTGCAATTTCTTCCTTACAGCTTACCACTGAAGAAGTCTTTACCCCTATTATTCCAGTGATGGTTGCAGGTATTTTATTTGCTTTCTTTGCCGCATATGTTTTAGGTACACGTGAAAGAAAAAGAATTGGTATTCAAAATAATTTATCTCTTACATTAGACGAAATGAATAATGCTAATGGTACAGACGAAGACGATAAAGAACTTTTAAGACCGAAATTGACAATTATTAATGCTGTATTAACAATTGCGTTGTTGGTCGCATTGATTACTAGCTTTTTGCCAATTCCTGTTCTCTTTATGCTTGGCTTTGCAGTGGCGCTTATTATTAATTACCCACATTTGAATATACAATCTGAAATTATCAAACGCCATGCAGGAAATGTTTTAGCTGTTGTAAGTTTAGTTTTTGCATCAGGAGTTTTCACTGGTGTAATGAGTGGGACAAAAATGGTGGATGCAATGGCTGGCTCTTTAGTAAATATTGTGCCAGATGCAATGGGAAATCATTTTGCTTTAATTACCGCAGTTTTGAGTATGCCTTTTACTTACTTCATGGCTAATGATCCATTTTATTATGGTATCCTTCCGATACTGGCGGAATCTGCACATCAATTTGGAATCTCTAAAGCCATGATGGCAAGAGCATCTATTTTAGGACAACCTTTACACGTGCTAAGCCCGTTATATGCAGCAGGTTATTTATTGGTTGGTATGCTTGGTATCGATTATGGTACTAACCAAAAAATTGTCATGAAGTGGGCAATAGGGTCATCATTATTTATGATTTTAGTGGCCGGTTTGATAGGGATTATTGCATTTTAA